A part of Olleya sp. Bg11-27 genomic DNA contains:
- a CDS encoding glycerol-3-phosphate dehydrogenase/oxidase has product MFNREALVNQIKTNPNWDVIVIGGGATGLGVALDAGTRGYKTLLLEQVDFAKGTSSRSTKLVHGGVRYLAQGNVDLVREALYERGLMMKNASHLVSKQSFIIPNYSWFDSIFYTIGLKVYDFLSGKLSFGKSERINRRDTMSRLATLKNDKLKGGVVYYDGQFDDARLAINIAQSCIENGATVLNHFKVKTLLKNNKGKVDGVLASDGESGLDYKLKATVVINATGVFSDEVLKMDDVSARTSIKPSQGVHLVFDKSYLPGDDAIMIPKTDDGRVLFLVPWHDRVVVGTTDTLVDNHSLEPQALDEEINFILQTANKYLNKKVSKKDVLSVFAGLRPLAAPKDNSTKTKEISRSHKIIVAKSGLITITGGKWTTYRRMAQDTINKVIALKKLSKIKCKTKDLLIHGANGTVDRSNHLYIYGTDQKHIVDLITDNPELSTRLHPRLEFTKAEVVWAVRNEMARTIEDVLARRVRVLFLDAKAAIEIAPMVGELIREELQQTSEWKVKQISDFINIAQQYVLR; this is encoded by the coding sequence ATGTTTAATAGAGAAGCTTTAGTAAATCAAATAAAAACTAACCCTAATTGGGACGTCATTGTAATTGGTGGTGGTGCAACAGGTTTGGGAGTTGCATTAGATGCAGGGACAAGAGGTTATAAAACATTATTGTTAGAACAGGTGGATTTTGCAAAAGGAACCTCTAGTCGTAGTACAAAACTAGTGCATGGTGGTGTTAGATATTTGGCACAAGGTAATGTGGACTTAGTGCGTGAGGCTTTGTATGAAAGAGGTTTGATGATGAAAAATGCCTCTCATTTAGTAAGTAAACAATCTTTTATTATACCTAATTATAGCTGGTTTGACTCTATTTTTTATACTATTGGGTTAAAAGTATACGATTTTTTATCTGGTAAATTAAGTTTTGGTAAATCCGAAAGGATAAATAGACGGGACACCATGTCTAGGTTGGCAACCTTAAAAAACGACAAATTAAAAGGTGGCGTGGTCTATTACGATGGACAGTTTGATGATGCTAGACTAGCTATTAATATAGCACAAAGTTGTATTGAAAATGGTGCAACTGTTTTAAATCATTTTAAGGTCAAAACACTGCTTAAAAATAACAAAGGAAAAGTGGATGGAGTCCTAGCAAGCGACGGTGAGTCGGGACTTGACTATAAGTTAAAAGCAACCGTTGTCATTAATGCAACAGGCGTGTTTTCTGATGAGGTATTAAAAATGGATGATGTTAGTGCTAGAACCTCTATAAAGCCTAGTCAAGGGGTTCATTTAGTTTTTGATAAGTCATATTTGCCTGGTGATGATGCTATTATGATTCCTAAAACGGACGATGGTCGAGTTTTGTTTTTAGTGCCTTGGCATGATAGGGTAGTGGTTGGTACAACCGATACGTTGGTTGATAACCATAGTTTAGAGCCGCAAGCTTTGGATGAAGAAATTAATTTTATCCTACAAACAGCAAATAAGTATTTAAATAAAAAGGTAAGCAAAAAGGATGTACTTAGTGTTTTTGCTGGTCTCAGACCGCTGGCAGCACCAAAGGATAATTCCACAAAAACAAAAGAAATCTCCAGAAGCCATAAAATTATTGTGGCAAAGTCAGGGTTAATTACAATTACTGGTGGAAAATGGACTACTTATAGACGCATGGCGCAGGATACTATTAATAAAGTAATAGCGCTTAAAAAGTTATCAAAAATAAAATGTAAAACAAAAGACTTGCTAATACATGGCGCAAATGGGACAGTCGATAGATCCAATCATTTATATATTTATGGAACAGATCAAAAACATATTGTAGATTTAATTACAGATAATCCGGAATTATCAACCCGTTTACATCCACGTTTAGAATTTACAAAAGCAGAAGTTGTTTGGGCTGTAAGGAATGAAATGGCAAGAACTATTGAGGATGTGTTGGCAAGGCGTGTGCGCGTTTTGTTTTTAGATGCTAAAGCGGCAATCGAAATTGCACCAATGGTCGGAGAGCTTATCAGAGAAGAATTACAGCAAACATCAGAATGGAAAGTGAAGCAAATTTCAGACTTTATTAATATAGCACAACAGTACGTTTTAAGATAA
- a CDS encoding zinc-dependent peptidase, whose amino-acid sequence MLLEVETKLEENPVVIEYVTNVGIILLAIFITVISLIWCFKLIESIYIDYIGGKPLFRHLYYRVRDLKSNQKRILESQFKFYNTLSVKERRYFRHRIHKFLNTTEFVGKDGVIITDQHRILVAATAIMLTFGYRDYAIRLVDKILIYPASFYSNLDKAYHKGHFNPGFRAVIFSWEDFLIGYKIEDDNLNLGIHEFIHALHLSYLKAEYKNEVTAYLFLRGLEAVTDYINSNTVCKNKIRNSDYFREYAFENDFEFVAVLIESFIETPSEFKTQFPEIYNKVKQMLNFNFKGY is encoded by the coding sequence ATGCTGCTAGAAGTTGAGACCAAATTAGAAGAAAATCCCGTAGTAATTGAGTATGTTACAAATGTTGGGATTATTTTATTGGCTATTTTTATTACCGTTATAAGTTTGATTTGGTGCTTTAAATTAATAGAAAGCATCTATATCGATTATATCGGTGGTAAGCCTTTATTTCGTCATTTGTATTATAGAGTTAGAGATTTAAAATCGAATCAAAAAAGAATTCTTGAAAGTCAATTTAAATTCTATAATACGCTTAGTGTTAAAGAGCGACGCTATTTTAGACACCGCATTCATAAATTTTTAAATACAACTGAGTTTGTTGGAAAAGATGGTGTCATAATAACAGATCAACATCGTATTTTGGTTGCTGCAACAGCAATAATGTTAACCTTTGGTTATCGGGATTATGCTATAAGATTAGTTGATAAGATATTAATATACCCAGCTAGTTTTTATTCTAATCTTGATAAGGCGTATCATAAAGGGCACTTTAATCCAGGTTTTAGAGCTGTAATATTTTCATGGGAAGATTTTTTAATAGGATATAAAATTGAAGATGATAATTTAAATTTAGGTATTCATGAGTTTATCCATGCCTTGCATTTAAGTTATTTAAAAGCCGAATATAAAAATGAAGTCACCGCATATTTGTTTTTACGTGGACTGGAAGCTGTAACGGATTATATCAATTCCAATACGGTTTGTAAAAATAAGATTAGAAATTCTGATTATTTTAGAGAGTATGCTTTTGAAAATGATTTTGAATTTGTAGCTGTACTTATCGAGAGCTTTATTGAAACTCCAAGCGAATTTAAAACGCAATTTCCGGAAATTTACAATAAAGTAAAGCAAATGCTTAACTTTAATTTTAAAGGGTATTAA
- a CDS encoding HPP family protein, whose protein sequence is MKKRTPVSEIMTNNVIALNKTDDLEQAEKLFKAHNIRHIPVVSGDQIIGMLSYTDLLRISFADAAEDYAVDVESVVYNMFTIEQVMAKNLVSVSSGTTIKEVAELLAKKEFHALPVVDNNVLVGIVTTTDLINYLIKQF, encoded by the coding sequence ATGAAAAAAAGAACTCCTGTATCAGAAATAATGACCAACAATGTCATTGCTTTAAATAAGACTGACGATTTAGAACAAGCAGAAAAATTATTTAAAGCACATAACATAAGGCATATTCCTGTGGTTAGTGGTGATCAGATAATAGGGATGTTAAGCTATACAGACTTACTCAGAATCAGTTTTGCAGATGCTGCAGAGGATTACGCTGTAGATGTAGAAAGTGTAGTCTATAATATGTTTACCATCGAACAGGTGATGGCTAAAAATTTAGTAAGTGTATCAAGTGGTACAACTATAAAAGAAGTGGCAGAATTATTGGCTAAAAAAGAGTTTCATGCATTACCTGTTGTAGATAATAATGTTTTGGTTGGTATTGTTACTACAACAGATTTAATTAATTACTTAATCAAACAGTTTTAG
- the rpe gene encoding ribulose-phosphate 3-epimerase, translating to MSSKLIAPSMLAADFGNLQRDTEMVNNSDADWFHIDVMDGHFVPNISYGMPVIAAIKKHAKKPLDVHLMIEKPERYIEEFAKVGADIITVHHESTVHLHRTLRQIKDAGCKAGIVLNLTTPVSVLEDILPECYMVLLMSINPGFGGQKFEEITYQKVRKLRKMIDDQGLDTLIEIDGGVTDKNIKKLVDAGANVFVAGSHVFKSENQPETIKNLKTLANS from the coding sequence ATGTCTTCAAAATTAATTGCTCCGTCAATGCTTGCTGCCGATTTTGGTAACCTGCAACGCGATACAGAAATGGTAAATAATAGTGATGCCGACTGGTTTCATATAGATGTTATGGATGGGCACTTTGTACCAAATATATCTTATGGAATGCCTGTAATTGCTGCCATAAAAAAACATGCTAAAAAACCTTTAGATGTTCATTTAATGATTGAAAAACCTGAGCGTTACATCGAGGAGTTTGCAAAGGTTGGTGCAGATATAATTACTGTACACCACGAGTCTACTGTCCATTTACACCGTACTTTAAGACAAATTAAAGATGCAGGCTGTAAAGCAGGTATTGTACTAAACCTAACGACACCAGTATCTGTGCTGGAAGATATTTTACCAGAATGTTATATGGTATTATTAATGTCTATTAACCCAGGATTTGGTGGACAGAAATTTGAAGAGATTACTTATCAAAAAGTTCGTAAACTCCGTAAAATGATTGATGATCAAGGTTTAGATACACTTATAGAGATCGATGGTGGTGTTACTGATAAAAACATAAAAAAACTAGTTGATGCAGGCGCCAATGTTTTTGTTGCTGGAAGTCACGTTTTTAAAAGTGAAAATCAGCCAGAAACTATAAAAAATCTAAAAACATTAGCTAACAGTTAA
- a CDS encoding BLUF domain-containing protein, which produces MLKTICYKSDANKALHLLEFEALFNQTQLKNDSHNITGFLVKRNDVFFQVLEGNPIIIDTVYEDIKKDYRHTNITEFLNTSIPHLSFKTFDIGYSVIKDIDTLYSLQQFVTNLNHQKHENSPLFLEIIEALLSDH; this is translated from the coding sequence ATGTTAAAAACAATTTGTTATAAAAGCGATGCGAATAAAGCATTACATCTTTTAGAGTTTGAAGCTTTATTTAATCAAACGCAATTAAAAAACGACAGTCATAATATCACTGGTTTTTTAGTCAAACGGAATGATGTGTTTTTTCAGGTATTAGAGGGCAATCCTATTATTATAGATACGGTTTACGAGGATATTAAGAAAGATTATAGACATACCAATATTACCGAGTTTTTAAATACCTCTATCCCACATTTAAGTTTTAAAACGTTTGACATTGGTTATTCTGTTATTAAAGATATTGATACCCTTTATAGCCTACAACAGTTTGTCACCAATTTAAACCATCAAAAACACGAAAATAGCCCGTTGTTTTTAGAAATAATTGAAGCGCTACTAAGTGACCACTAA
- a CDS encoding RNA polymerase sigma factor RpoD/SigA has protein sequence MRQLKITKQVTNRETASLDKYLQEIGKVDLITADEEVELAQRIKAGDQVALEKLTKANLRFVVSVAKQYQNQGLTLPDLINEGNLGLIKAGQRFDETRGFKFISYAVWWIRQSILQALAEQSRIVRLPLNKIGSINKINKTFAFLEQAHERPPSPEEIAKELDMTINDVKESMKNSGRHVSMDAPLVEGEDSNLYDVLNSGESPNPDRDLLHESLRTEIERALETLTPREADVIRLYFGLGNQHPMTLEEIGETFDLTRERVRQIKEKAIRRLKHTSRSKILKTYLG, from the coding sequence ATGAGACAACTTAAAATTACCAAACAGGTTACTAACCGTGAGACCGCATCCTTAGATAAGTATCTACAGGAGATTGGAAAAGTTGACCTAATTACTGCAGATGAAGAGGTAGAATTAGCACAACGCATCAAGGCTGGAGATCAAGTAGCACTTGAAAAACTGACTAAAGCTAACTTACGTTTTGTTGTATCGGTAGCCAAACAATACCAAAATCAAGGATTAACACTTCCTGATTTAATTAATGAAGGTAACTTAGGATTAATTAAAGCTGGACAACGTTTTGATGAAACGCGTGGTTTTAAATTTATATCTTATGCGGTATGGTGGATTAGACAATCTATTTTACAAGCATTAGCGGAGCAATCTAGAATTGTACGTTTACCGTTAAACAAGATTGGATCTATTAATAAAATAAACAAAACTTTTGCTTTCTTGGAACAAGCGCATGAGCGTCCGCCAAGTCCAGAAGAAATTGCTAAGGAATTAGACATGACTATTAACGATGTTAAAGAGTCAATGAAAAATTCTGGTCGTCACGTCAGTATGGATGCGCCTTTAGTAGAAGGTGAAGATTCTAACTTATATGATGTCTTAAACTCTGGTGAATCACCAAATCCAGATCGTGATTTATTACACGAATCTTTACGTACAGAAATTGAGCGTGCTTTAGAAACACTAACGCCACGTGAAGCTGATGTTATCAGATTATACTTTGGTTTAGGTAATCAACACCCAATGACCTTAGAAGAAATTGGAGAAACATTTGACCTAACTAGAGAGCGTGTTAGACAAATTAAAGAAAAAGCTATTCGTAGATTAAAACATACGTCTAGAAGTAAAATATTAAAAACATACTTAGGATAA
- a CDS encoding phosphotransferase produces the protein MKIPIIPGRGLVTRTATAMRLDFLEINSVPTNLISDARLDLDDIKNNIESYIGSTEIPLGIVGPLLFNDSDQHELTYCAAGTLEGALVASMNRGAKVISKSGGFSAEVLWQKMTRSPMFIFNIEAEAIRFERFIDANFYKIKKAAECYSNHAKLEEISITRLDEVVHLKFIYSTGDASGQNMTTTCTWHAMLFIVDQFKKATNIVPVDFVIEGNGACDKKVSQTNINSGRGINVVAECSIPEQVIKETLRTTTDKLLKCFNPSKTQALKNGMVGYNINVANAIAAIFVATGQDLASIHESSTGFLHLEKRKESLYIRLTLPNLVIGSVGGGTALPKQSQALKIMKCEGSGKVNRFAKLIAGFALGLEISTYAAIVSGEFAKAHEKLGRNKPVKWFLKSEITPDFIQSNLSNYFKDKKIVTVKPNNDVLLENGILTNIASKVNKKITGFIPFQVNYTNANNTLDSKKVLVKSKPLDDDVIKGLHIIAASIDPNLADVLNGAKASLEYHRCHLKEIELYDYLYQSGFENSPNYYGKYVNSKREVYMIIQEYLEADSMRIMNSENNPELWSQEDILNVIKSISRFHKKAKVSDFKHVRQFEPWKSKPFYKKIMAILIRECTDQKNAAVLNDLYHQIEGLQTESETIALKQTVIHNDFNPRNIAITKAGLPIIYDWELAMVDFPHRDIVEFLSFVLPLHFTKETFFFYLKAHYNIYSSESWKDWLMGYSYSLKVYIITRLSFYEVAGLLVTYDFSKRVLNTALAMLNYLTEDE, from the coding sequence ATGAAAATACCAATTATTCCAGGAAGAGGACTTGTAACAAGGACAGCAACTGCTATGCGTTTAGATTTTCTTGAAATTAATAGTGTCCCTACCAACCTAATTTCGGATGCTAGATTAGACCTTGACGATATTAAAAACAATATAGAATCATATATAGGAAGTACAGAAATCCCTTTGGGTATCGTAGGGCCTTTGCTTTTTAATGATTCAGACCAACACGAATTAACCTATTGTGCAGCAGGGACGTTAGAAGGAGCTTTAGTTGCAAGTATGAATCGTGGCGCAAAAGTTATTAGTAAAAGTGGTGGGTTTTCTGCCGAAGTACTATGGCAAAAAATGACCCGGTCTCCGATGTTTATTTTTAATATAGAAGCAGAAGCGATACGTTTTGAACGTTTTATTGATGCTAATTTTTACAAAATTAAAAAAGCAGCAGAGTGCTATTCTAATCATGCTAAATTAGAAGAGATTAGTATTACTAGACTTGACGAAGTGGTGCATTTAAAATTTATATACAGTACCGGTGATGCTTCTGGACAAAATATGACGACAACCTGCACTTGGCATGCCATGTTATTTATTGTGGACCAATTTAAAAAGGCCACTAATATTGTTCCTGTAGATTTTGTTATTGAAGGTAATGGTGCTTGTGATAAAAAAGTATCGCAGACTAATATAAATTCTGGTCGAGGCATTAATGTTGTAGCAGAATGCAGTATTCCTGAACAGGTCATAAAAGAGACTTTAAGAACAACGACTGATAAGCTTTTAAAATGTTTTAATCCTTCAAAAACCCAAGCCTTAAAAAATGGGATGGTTGGTTATAATATTAATGTAGCTAATGCTATTGCTGCTATTTTTGTTGCAACAGGTCAAGATTTAGCTTCTATTCACGAATCCAGTACCGGTTTTTTGCATTTAGAAAAAAGAAAGGAGAGTTTATATATTAGACTAACATTACCAAATTTAGTAATAGGTAGTGTAGGGGGTGGGACAGCTTTACCAAAACAATCTCAAGCACTAAAAATCATGAAGTGTGAGGGTAGCGGTAAAGTCAATCGTTTCGCAAAGCTTATAGCTGGTTTTGCTTTAGGCCTAGAAATATCGACCTATGCAGCGATTGTTAGTGGAGAGTTTGCTAAAGCTCATGAAAAACTAGGACGAAATAAACCTGTCAAATGGTTTTTAAAGTCAGAGATTACTCCGGATTTTATTCAATCTAATCTTAGTAACTATTTTAAAGACAAGAAAATAGTTACTGTCAAACCTAATAACGATGTGTTGTTAGAAAATGGGATACTTACTAATATCGCTTCTAAAGTCAATAAAAAGATAACGGGTTTTATACCTTTTCAAGTTAATTATACCAATGCTAATAATACTCTAGATAGTAAAAAGGTACTTGTTAAGTCCAAGCCATTAGATGACGACGTTATAAAAGGGTTACACATCATTGCAGCGTCCATTGATCCAAATTTAGCAGATGTGTTAAATGGAGCAAAAGCTAGTTTGGAATATCATAGATGCCATTTAAAAGAAATCGAATTATACGACTATTTGTATCAGAGCGGGTTTGAAAATAGCCCTAATTATTATGGGAAGTATGTCAACTCTAAGCGAGAAGTTTATATGATTATTCAAGAGTATTTAGAGGCTGACTCTATGCGGATAATGAATTCTGAAAATAATCCAGAGTTATGGAGTCAAGAAGATATACTTAACGTTATAAAATCAATATCTAGGTTTCATAAAAAAGCAAAGGTCTCAGATTTTAAACATGTGCGACAATTTGAACCATGGAAATCAAAGCCGTTTTATAAAAAAATCATGGCTATTTTAATCAGAGAATGTACAGATCAAAAAAATGCAGCTGTACTAAATGATTTATACCATCAAATAGAAGGTTTGCAAACCGAATCAGAGACGATAGCATTGAAGCAAACGGTTATTCATAATGATTTCAATCCTCGGAATATAGCCATAACAAAAGCAGGTTTGCCTATTATTTATGATTGGGAATTAGCTATGGTCGATTTTCCACATCGTGATATAGTGGAGTTTTTGAGTTTTGTTTTACCATTACATTTTACAAAAGAAACGTTCTTTTTTTATTTAAAGGCACATTATAATATATACAGTTCTGAGTCTTGGAAGGACTGGTTAATGGGGTATAGCTATTCGCTTAAAGTTTATATTATCACTAGGCTTTCGTTTTATGAAGTGGCAGGATTATTAGTCACGTATGACTTCTCTAAAAGAGTTTTAAATACAGCATTAGCAATGTTAAATTATCTAACAGAAGATGAGTAG
- a CDS encoding CDP-archaeol synthase, giving the protein MSSFLEHITVVLAPLIVSNILHMLVVKRAYFEWLKQPILDNAFGSNKTWRGFVFVPLVNAVGLQILDVVSSYNVQNAFVLGFMLGFAYMLFELPNSYTKRKLGIKSGQHPSKNQVWFALIDKTDSAFGVSLFYFLLGYIDYQYGILLFLLSSLTHISASFLLLKLKLKQSF; this is encoded by the coding sequence ATGAGTAGTTTTTTAGAGCATATAACTGTTGTCTTAGCGCCTTTAATAGTGTCTAATATATTACATATGTTAGTTGTAAAAAGAGCGTATTTTGAATGGTTAAAACAACCTATTCTTGATAACGCATTTGGAAGTAATAAGACATGGCGAGGATTTGTGTTTGTACCATTAGTAAATGCAGTAGGATTACAAATACTAGACGTCGTGTCTAGTTATAATGTACAAAATGCTTTTGTTTTAGGTTTTATGTTGGGGTTCGCTTATATGCTGTTTGAATTACCCAACTCTTATACGAAACGAAAGTTAGGGATTAAATCTGGTCAACATCCTAGCAAAAACCAAGTGTGGTTTGCATTGATAGATAAAACAGATTCTGCTTTTGGAGTATCGCTCTTCTATTTTTTACTTGGGTATATAGATTATCAATATGGAATACTCTTATTTCTGTTAAGTAGTTTAACTCACATATCCGCTAGTTTTTTACTATTGAAATTAAAATTAAAACAATCTTTTTAA
- a CDS encoding CDP-alcohol phosphatidyltransferase family protein: MKKENIYNVPNFLSFYRLLTFPLVLWFIYVGEDNLFALFLCINLITDILDGLIARTFNLKTEFGAKLDSLADNGTFIAAFIGIFTFKMEELSQAIWMLWLFISFFILGLLLSFLKFKQYPSLHLYTTKIGGYIQGLFIFVLFAWGYNANLFYLAMLLGYISHIEEIIILLLSKEMVSDVKGLYWVLKEKNK; this comes from the coding sequence ATGAAAAAAGAAAATATATATAATGTTCCGAATTTTTTGAGCTTTTATAGGTTACTTACTTTTCCATTAGTGTTATGGTTTATCTATGTGGGAGAAGACAATCTATTCGCTCTGTTTTTATGCATAAATTTAATTACAGATATCCTGGATGGTTTAATTGCTAGGACGTTTAATTTAAAAACAGAATTTGGAGCAAAATTAGATTCTTTAGCAGATAACGGAACTTTTATAGCGGCTTTTATAGGGATCTTTACTTTTAAAATGGAAGAATTATCCCAAGCGATCTGGATGCTTTGGTTATTTATATCTTTTTTTATTTTGGGTTTACTACTCTCTTTTTTAAAATTTAAACAATATCCAAGTTTACATTTGTACACAACAAAAATTGGAGGCTACATTCAAGGACTATTTATTTTTGTTTTATTCGCATGGGGTTATAATGCTAATTTGTTTTACTTAGCCATGCTTTTAGGTTACATATCTCATATTGAAGAAATTATAATTTTGTTGCTGTCTAAAGAGATGGTCTCTGATGTAAAAGGGTTGTACTGGGTTTTAAAAGAAAAGAACAAATGA
- a CDS encoding GtrA family protein, with protein MNLITLYKGSQYFRILIVAIIGAAFSFFTYEIIFYLNPFSPRATISWSVAFVIGVARQHALHRYFSFQDKGAYFISLYRAYVVDFSGLVFSVALSWFLSQILQFNYRLTWLCCLLSTAVISLVFLKRFVFKSESAT; from the coding sequence ATGAATCTGATAACGCTTTACAAAGGTTCTCAATATTTTCGGATACTTATTGTAGCTATAATTGGAGCTGCTTTCAGTTTTTTTACTTACGAAATTATATTTTATTTAAATCCATTTTCACCGAGGGCTACAATAAGTTGGAGTGTCGCTTTTGTAATAGGGGTTGCAAGACAACATGCATTACATCGTTATTTTAGTTTTCAGGACAAAGGGGCTTATTTTATTAGTTTGTATCGTGCTTATGTTGTTGATTTTAGTGGGTTGGTGTTTAGTGTTGCTTTAAGTTGGTTTTTATCTCAGATTTTACAGTTTAATTACAGACTGACGTGGTTGTGTTGTTTATTATCCACAGCAGTAATAAGTTTAGTGTTTCTTAAAAGATTTGTTTTTAAATCTGAATCTGCTACATAG
- a CDS encoding RNA polymerase sigma factor, with translation MELEQLIKACRKNNIKAQGDLYQKYKDTLYILCLKYSKNSNEAQDNLHDSFIEIFNSIKKYKGKGSFEGWMKRITINQAINKYKKERPFNIEIKNDILEDTTVSEDDLNIELDSILNCIQELPDQYRLVFNLYQLDNYSHKEIADLLNITVNTSKSNLHRAKAILKQKINILNHKKPKLYYGS, from the coding sequence TTGGAGCTAGAACAACTTATAAAAGCTTGCCGAAAAAACAACATAAAGGCACAAGGTGATTTATATCAAAAATATAAAGACACCTTGTATATACTGTGTCTTAAATATTCAAAAAACAGTAATGAAGCACAAGACAACTTGCATGATTCCTTTATAGAAATTTTTAATAGTATAAAAAAATATAAAGGTAAAGGGTCTTTCGAAGGATGGATGAAACGTATTACCATCAATCAAGCTATTAATAAATATAAAAAAGAAAGACCCTTTAATATTGAAATTAAAAACGATATTCTTGAAGACACAACAGTTAGTGAAGACGATCTAAATATTGAATTAGACAGCATTCTAAATTGTATTCAAGAATTACCAGATCAATATCGTTTGGTTTTTAACTTATACCAACTAGACAACTATTCGCATAAAGAAATAGCCGATTTATTAAACATTACAGTAAATACTTCTAAATCCAACTTACATAGAGCTAAAGCTATTTTAAAGCAAAAAATTAATATATTAAATCACAAGAAACCGAAACTATACTATGGAAGTTAA
- a CDS encoding glycosyltransferase yields MVTKITSSKKTESTREKLKNSINSFFHSKGITSSPQNRLVLLSTFFLIGLGIYFFSVFHNDFETFNANQLSSTLGFTFIITATIIFAYKVLFFMYTAYNYFKYKPIASITDKELPTCTVIVPAYNEGKQVWDTLMSLAKSDYPEQKLQLLAIDDGSLDDTWKWMLDAKDQLGDRLEIYKQPKNMGKRQALYRGFNLGTGEIFVTVDSDSIVTEDTLRNLVSPFLKDDKCGAVAGNIRVLNNKKEMLPKMLDVSFVMSFEFVRSAESNLNSVLCTPGALAAYRSTVVFKCLPEWIDQKFMGQLSDIGEDRALTNMILKQGEHVLFQRNAIAYTNVPEEYLGLYKMFIRWGRSNVRENLEMGKYVFTNFREGKKTGTRLLFLSQFSKLIMSYPVMLFMLFFVLVHPLLFFGSTLVSILILSTFSLLFFTNQHKTYQGFWAYSYSILYTFGLFWITPYAIATASRSGWLTRGLEEKK; encoded by the coding sequence ATGGTTACTAAAATCACCAGCTCAAAAAAAACAGAATCAACAAGAGAAAAGCTCAAAAACAGTATAAACAGCTTTTTTCATAGTAAAGGAATAACAAGCAGTCCACAAAATAGATTGGTATTATTAAGCACCTTCTTCCTGATTGGTTTAGGCATTTATTTTTTCTCTGTTTTCCATAACGATTTCGAAACTTTTAATGCCAATCAACTTAGTTCTACACTAGGCTTTACATTTATTATTACAGCGACTATTATTTTTGCATACAAAGTGTTATTCTTTATGTACACAGCCTATAATTATTTCAAGTACAAACCAATTGCTTCAATAACAGACAAAGAACTACCAACATGTACGGTTATTGTACCAGCCTATAATGAAGGGAAACAAGTTTGGGACACCTTGATGAGCTTAGCTAAAAGTGATTATCCAGAACAAAAACTACAGTTATTAGCTATAGATGATGGTAGCTTGGATGATACTTGGAAGTGGATGTTAGATGCTAAAGACCAGCTTGGTGATCGTCTAGAAATATACAAGCAACCCAAAAACATGGGAAAACGTCAAGCTTTATACCGTGGTTTTAATTTGGGGACAGGAGAGATATTTGTAACGGTTGATAGTGACTCAATAGTTACAGAAGACACCTTAAGAAATTTAGTAAGCCCTTTTCTAAAAGATGACAAATGTGGTGCTGTAGCAGGAAATATAAGAGTGCTTAACAACAAAAAAGAAATGCTTCCAAAAATGCTGGATGTTAGTTTTGTAATGAGTTTTGAATTTGTAAGGTCTGCAGAGAGTAATTTAAATTCGGTTTTATGCACACCCGGAGCATTAGCTGCTTATAGAAGTACAGTCGTTTTTAAATGTTTACCAGAGTGGATTGATCAAAAATTTATGGGACAACTTTCCGATATTGGAGAAGATCGCGCCTTAACAAACATGATTTTAAAACAAGGGGAACATGTATTATTCCAAAGGAATGCTATTGCTTACACAAACGTCCCTGAGGAATATTTAGGCTTATACAAAATGTTTATAAGATGGGGACGCAGCAATGTACGTGAAAACTTAGAAATGGGTAAATATGTGTTTACAAATTTTAGAGAAGGAAAAAAGACAGGAACACGACTATTGTTTTTAAGTCAGTTTTCAAAATTAATCATGAGCTATCCTGTAATGCTTTTTATGCTGTTTTTTGTTTTAGTACATCCATTACTGTTTTTTGGTTCCACTTTAGTTAGTATTTTAATTCTTTCAACATTTTCATTATTATTTTTCACAAACCAACATAAAACTTATCAAGGCTTTTGGGCTTACTCCTATAGTATCCTATATACCTTTGGACTATTCTGGATTACACCTTATGCAATAGCTACAGCTAGTAGAAGTGGTTGGTTAACGCGAGGGTTAGAGGAGAAAAAATAA